A single Pseudodesulfovibrio aespoeensis Aspo-2 DNA region contains:
- a CDS encoding filamentous hemagglutinin N-terminal domain-containing protein, whose product MTIAMGHTMMRQIRIRKMSQKCMDLGFRSLVWFLCFLLLCPPQMVLAADPVPSGATNTTVTPAGNGVPVVNIATPNGSGMSHNAFTNYNVDPHGLVLNNGDMSEAFRQSQLAGQVAGNSNLAPGNQASIILNEVTGNSRTYLNGFTEVLGGKADIIIANPFGITSSGGGFINTDQASLVTGTPDMTGGTLNGFNVRGGDILITGTGINASAQQVLDLVSRKIAVDGQINAQTLNMVAGTNHWNHATGATSAIASDGTPAPTWAIDSSALGGMYANRINMQATEAGVGVRIKGEAAATADDFVITSSGKIELGSKLSAQQDLTLTSTSAATDAIKITDANLSAGRNIGLTATNGGAILTGGGIKADSDLAYNLGGLTDLSSDTAGIVDANKRYGNTVNLSGSGYWVIDGVYYGAGSAMDLSAQSLRVGGFNPTTLNSGGTMRATSTDGALLFNRTALKSVGDMVLTSNTGTVSFDNEVGQGVQSTEGDIHIFAGTGLNNYQGTITADAGDVIMEYDGSLHNYAGASIYAHNLLDFKAKTVGASHSVNNSGSLWGGSVNMQTGSLYVVDGGTLESSGDMSVTADYLIIGGENDTTSRILAATSGAGVGTVTTTDKFINYGSLHSGYDLTVTGHEFFSNESTGGISAIHDLTARTIKASLVCKVPVN is encoded by the coding sequence ATGACTATTGCGATGGGACACACCATGATGCGTCAAATCAGGATTCGGAAGATGAGTCAAAAGTGCATGGATCTCGGATTCAGATCACTGGTCTGGTTCCTGTGCTTCCTGCTCCTGTGCCCTCCCCAGATGGTTCTGGCGGCAGACCCGGTTCCGTCCGGTGCAACGAATACCACCGTGACCCCCGCCGGGAATGGCGTACCCGTGGTCAACATCGCCACACCCAACGGCTCCGGCATGTCGCATAACGCATTTACGAACTATAATGTCGATCCGCATGGCCTGGTGCTGAACAACGGCGATATGAGCGAAGCGTTTCGCCAGTCCCAACTGGCCGGACAGGTCGCTGGCAACTCGAATCTCGCCCCAGGCAATCAGGCGAGCATCATCCTCAATGAGGTGACCGGCAACAGCCGTACCTATCTCAACGGGTTTACCGAGGTGCTGGGCGGCAAGGCCGATATCATCATCGCCAACCCCTTTGGCATCACCAGCAGCGGCGGCGGTTTCATCAACACGGATCAAGCCAGCCTCGTTACGGGTACGCCAGACATGACAGGCGGCACGCTCAACGGCTTCAACGTGCGCGGCGGTGATATTCTCATTACAGGCACCGGCATCAACGCAAGCGCCCAGCAGGTCCTCGATCTCGTTTCCCGCAAGATCGCTGTTGATGGGCAGATCAATGCTCAGACGCTGAATATGGTGGCTGGCACGAATCACTGGAACCATGCGACAGGTGCGACGTCCGCCATTGCCTCCGATGGGACGCCTGCGCCGACATGGGCCATTGATTCCAGCGCGCTGGGCGGCATGTACGCCAACCGCATCAACATGCAGGCCACCGAGGCAGGAGTCGGCGTCCGCATAAAGGGCGAGGCCGCAGCCACGGCTGATGATTTTGTTATTACATCATCTGGCAAGATCGAACTAGGCAGCAAGCTCTCGGCCCAACAGGACTTGACCCTCACCAGCACGAGCGCCGCGACAGATGCCATCAAAATCACTGACGCAAATCTTTCCGCCGGACGCAATATCGGCCTGACTGCCACCAATGGCGGTGCCATTCTCACTGGCGGTGGAATCAAGGCTGACAGTGATCTCGCCTACAACCTTGGTGGGTTGACGGATTTATCGTCTGACACGGCTGGCATTGTCGATGCCAACAAACGGTACGGCAACACGGTCAACCTCAGCGGTTCTGGGTATTGGGTTATTGATGGTGTATACTATGGCGCAGGTTCGGCAATGGACCTGTCCGCCCAAAGTCTCAGAGTCGGAGGTTTTAATCCGACCACTCTGAATTCCGGCGGCACCATGAGGGCGACCTCCACTGACGGTGCCCTTCTGTTTAACAGGACAGCGCTCAAATCTGTGGGGGATATGGTCCTGACGTCGAACACCGGGACAGTGAGCTTTGACAATGAGGTCGGACAAGGCGTGCAGAGCACTGAAGGGGATATCCATATCTTTGCCGGCACCGGCCTGAACAACTATCAAGGGACCATAACGGCAGATGCTGGCGATGTTATTATGGAGTATGATGGATCGCTGCATAACTATGCCGGAGCATCCATTTATGCGCACAACCTTCTTGATTTCAAAGCCAAGACTGTCGGAGCCTCTCATTCAGTAAACAACTCGGGTTCTCTTTGGGGTGGCTCTGTGAACATGCAGACCGGATCGCTGTACGTCGTTGACGGCGGCACACTGGAAAGTTCCGGAGATATGAGCGTGACGGCTGACTATCTGATTATTGGTGGCGAGAATGACACAACCTCCCGCATTCTGGCTGCCACTTCGGGCGCAGGCGTCGGTACCGTTACCACTACAGATAAATTTATCAATTATGGCTCGCTTCATTCCGGATATGATCTCACCGTAACGGGCCATGAATTCTTTTCCAATGAGTCTACCGGCGGCATCTCTGCCATTCATGATCTGACCGCGCGCACCATCAAGGCGTCGTTGGTGTGTAAAGTCCCCGTAAACTAG
- a CDS encoding ShlB/FhaC/HecB family hemolysin secretion/activation protein produces MITFFPFALRRLPHDIFVATLLTWSLLLLTVPAHAATPAEIDAANREAQRIQNEQQERMQQQLLKDSNRGTQTTPYALPEVQAPSLQKSGVCRDIQEIVLNGVTLLPESVKNSLTAPYLNKCLYVEDIEKLLGEILKAYIDRGYIAVRPYVQAQDLNKGRLEILIVEGKVERLILKDGDKKSVNLTTAFPFIPGEPLNLRDIEQGLDQVNRLQSNSATMEISPGEEAGASVVTITNTPSFPLSISGTIDNLGGLSTGRHQGSVTAGLDHPLSLNDYLNYTHKNTLFEDAEFHDSDSDSLYYSLPFGYYGVQLFYSNSSYRSPVKTSTKTLVARGTNETFRGELDWVAYRDQNQKLSTLIAINTKNSKNYLDGEFLQVSSRKLTIVDVDANWFSRFPGFIVNGGIGWSKGLTDFGALKDVDGAPTSSPQAQGSKFRYSGGVTVPFDVMGQGMTFSSQLSGQFALVPLYGSEQLTVGSFYTVRGFNRNSLSGDRALYVRNEITTSLPTIPFIGITPRPFIGFDMGRIEQFKTTNDAELSGAALGIRFAGKYVSGELSAAKSIAVPTAIEREPVQFSATMTVSF; encoded by the coding sequence GCCGCCAACCGCGAGGCGCAGCGCATTCAGAATGAGCAACAGGAGCGCATGCAACAGCAGCTGCTCAAGGATTCCAATCGTGGCACGCAGACAACGCCGTATGCATTGCCGGAGGTCCAGGCACCGAGTCTGCAAAAAAGTGGTGTGTGCCGGGATATTCAGGAAATTGTGCTCAACGGGGTTACACTTCTGCCGGAGAGCGTCAAAAACAGCCTGACGGCCCCCTATCTGAACAAATGCCTCTACGTGGAAGATATCGAGAAGCTTCTCGGTGAAATCCTCAAGGCATACATAGATCGGGGGTATATCGCCGTGCGCCCCTATGTCCAGGCGCAGGATTTGAACAAGGGGCGGCTTGAAATCCTCATTGTCGAAGGCAAGGTCGAGCGGCTCATCCTCAAGGACGGCGACAAGAAGAGCGTGAATCTCACGACGGCTTTCCCCTTCATTCCGGGAGAACCGCTGAATTTGCGGGATATCGAGCAGGGGTTGGATCAGGTCAACCGTCTGCAATCCAATAGCGCCACCATGGAAATAAGCCCTGGAGAAGAAGCGGGCGCCAGCGTTGTCACCATCACCAACACCCCGTCCTTTCCCCTTTCCATCTCCGGCACCATAGACAATCTGGGCGGTCTTTCGACAGGTCGTCATCAGGGGAGCGTCACCGCAGGTCTGGACCATCCGCTGTCGCTCAATGATTATCTGAACTATACGCACAAGAATACGCTCTTCGAGGACGCAGAATTCCATGATTCCGATTCCGACAGCCTCTACTATTCGCTGCCGTTCGGCTATTACGGAGTCCAGCTTTTTTATAGCAACTCCAGCTATCGTTCTCCCGTCAAAACCAGCACCAAGACCCTCGTCGCGCGCGGTACCAACGAGACCTTTCGTGGCGAGCTGGATTGGGTCGCCTACCGCGATCAGAACCAGAAATTGTCCACGCTCATTGCCATCAACACAAAAAATTCCAAGAACTACCTTGATGGTGAATTCCTGCAAGTCTCAAGCCGCAAGCTGACTATTGTGGATGTGGATGCCAACTGGTTTTCCCGCTTTCCCGGATTCATAGTCAACGGCGGAATCGGATGGAGCAAGGGTCTCACGGATTTCGGCGCACTCAAGGACGTGGATGGCGCGCCGACCTCCTCCCCGCAGGCGCAAGGATCAAAATTCAGATATTCCGGCGGCGTGACCGTCCCCTTCGACGTGATGGGGCAGGGCATGACTTTCAGCAGCCAGCTTTCCGGACAGTTCGCGCTGGTGCCGCTGTACGGATCGGAGCAACTGACCGTCGGCAGTTTTTACACCGTACGCGGTTTCAACCGAAACAGCCTGTCGGGTGATCGCGCCCTGTATGTCCGCAACGAAATAACCACATCCCTGCCCACTATCCCATTCATCGGCATTACGCCGAGACCGTTCATCGGCTTTGATATGGGCCGCATAGAACAATTCAAGACCACCAATGACGCCGAACTCTCGGGTGCGGCACTCGGTATCCGCTTTGCCGGCAAATATGTATCGGGCGAGTTGTCCGCTGCGAAATCCATAGCCGTCCCGACCGCCATCGAGAGGGAACCGGTACAATTTTCTGCGACCATGACCGTGAGCTTTTAA